One segment of Belonocnema kinseyi isolate 2016_QV_RU_SX_M_011 chromosome 7, B_treatae_v1, whole genome shotgun sequence DNA contains the following:
- the LOC117176257 gene encoding short/branched chain specific acyl-CoA dehydrogenase, mitochondrial — MNSIKKISPKILRKLMKTSQMQFTASLSQCPGPLTHLTDDETMMRDMVAKLSKEKIAPLVKKMEKEGRLDDGLVKSLFENGMMGIEVPTEYGGSGSNFMSAILAVEELAKVDGAVAAFVDIHNTLVNSLFIKIASPEQKEKYLTRLAQTDVGSFCLTEPSAGSDAFSLKTVAKKDGSDYIINGSKMWISNSDIAGIFIVFANANPADGYRGITAFIMDRNSPGVTVAKPEDKLGIKASGTCMIHFENVRVPETNILGEFGKGYKYAAGFLNEGRIGIGAQMIGIAQGCLDATIPYTLERKQFGKDVFSFQAMQHQIAQVVTELECARLLVYNAARLVENKQDVMKEAAMAKLWASETALKVTAKCIDFMGGVGFTTSFPQEKFFRDCKIGTIYEGTSNMQLSTIAKCIRKHYS; from the exons ATGAATTCGATCAAGAAGATTTCACCAAAA ATACTACGAAAATTAATGAAGACTTCACAGATGCAGTTCACTGCATCACTTAGTCAATGTCCCGGGCCTTTGACCCATTTAACAGATGACGAAACGATGATGAGAGACATGG TGGCGAAGCTAAGCAAGGAGAAGATAGCCCCCctagtgaaaaaaatggaaaaggaaggCAGACTAGACGACGGTCTTGTGAAGTCCTTATTTGAAAACGGG ATGATGGGCATAGAAGTTCCAACGGAATATGGAGGCTCTGGCAGTAATTTTATGTCTGCAATTCTGGCAGTAGAAGAATTAGCAAAAGTGGATGGCGCTGTTGCAGCCTTTGTAGATATTCACAACACTCTagttaattcattatttataaaaatagccTCGCccgaacaaaaagaaaaatatttgacgaGATTAGCTCAAACAGAC GTTGGAAGTTTTTGTCTAACGGAACCTAGTGCAGGATCTGATGCTTTTTCTCTTAAGACTGTTGCAAAGAAAGATGGTAGTGATTATATAATTAATGGATCCAAAATGTGGATCTCAAATTCTGATATCGCTGGAATTTTTATAGTCTTTGCTAATGCCAATCCTGCTGAT GGCTATCGAGGAATTACTGCTTTCATCATGGATAGGAATTCACCAGGAGTTACAGTAGCTAAACCAGAGGATAAATTGGGTATTAAGGCTTCCGGAACTTGTATGATTCATTTTGAGAATGTCAGG GTCCCTGAGACTAACATATTAGGAGAATTTGGAAAGGGATATAAATATGCAGCTGGATTTTTGAACGAGGGCCGAATTGGAATTGGAGCCCAAATGATCGGAATTGCCCAAGGTTGTCTGGATGCGACCATTCCTTACACTCTGGAGAGAAAACAATTTGGAAAAGATGTCTTCTCATTCCAG GCTATGCAACATCAAATTGCTCAAGTCGTGACGGAATTAGAATGCGCCAGATTATTGGTTTACAATGCTGCAAGACTAGTTGAAAACAAGCAAGATGTTATGAAAGAAGCTGCCATGGCAAAATTATGGGCCTCAG aaacGGCTCTAAAAGTGACAGCAAAATGTATAGATTTTATGGGCGGAGTTGGATTCACAACATCTTTCCCTCAGGAAAAATTCTTCAGAGATTGTAAAATTGGAACAATCTACGAAGGCACGAGTAATATGCAACTTTCAACTATTGCAAAATGTATTCGAAAacattattcttaa